Proteins encoded within one genomic window of Bradyrhizobium sp. CB1717:
- a CDS encoding DUF1522 domain-containing protein — protein MSGIVLSASVRQNLLSLQSTADLLATTQNRLSTGKSVNSALDNPTNFFTAQSLDNRASDINNLLDGIANGVQVLQAANTGLTSLQKLIDSAKSIANQALQTTVGYSTKSNVSTTISGATAADLRGTTSFASATASSNVLYNGTAGGTTAANGTTTLGATIGSFASTGTTAGDGTTALSGAITLIATNGTTATGLAGNAQPADGDTLTVNGKTITFRSGAAPASTAVPAGSGVSGNLVTDGNGNTTVYLGTAGTPTATVNDLLSAIDLASGVKTVSITSGAATISVSASQPGAAVSTAAAGAVTLKSSTGADLSVTGKADLLKALGLTTSTGAGNATIDVNRTTSAASLGATIADGATLNVDGHVITFKNAPIPGSTGAPVVPSGYGVSGNVLTDGNGNSTVYLQAGTVNDVLKAIDLATGVQAATINANGTATLATATGQSNSTINSSGALKLSTGINADLSITGTGNVLNVLGLAGNTGNATAFTAARTSGIGGIAGKTLTFSSFNGGTAVNVTFGDGTNGTVKTLDQLNTKLQANNLAATIDANGLLTITASNDYASSTLGSIAAGGVIGGTLTSALTFSTASNPVQDGVAQTARANLVSQYNNILNQIDTTSQDSSFNGVNLLNGDQLKLVFDETGKSSLNITGVTYNSKGLGLAALTVGVDFIDNAASNRVLTNLNAASSTLRSEASSLGSNLSVVQIRQDFNKNLINVLQTGSSNLTLADTNVEAANSQALSTRQSIAVSALSLANTSQQSVLQLLR, from the coding sequence ATGTCCGGTATTGTTCTCTCTGCGTCGGTTCGCCAGAACCTGCTCTCTCTCCAGTCCACCGCCGATCTTCTCGCCACCACACAGAACCGTCTGTCGACCGGCAAGAGCGTCAACTCGGCCCTGGACAATCCCACCAACTTCTTCACGGCCCAGTCGCTGGACAACCGCGCCAGCGACATCAACAACCTGCTCGATGGCATCGCCAACGGCGTGCAGGTGCTGCAGGCCGCCAACACCGGCCTGACCTCGCTGCAGAAGCTGATCGACAGCGCCAAGTCGATCGCCAATCAGGCGCTGCAGACCACCGTCGGCTACTCCACCAAGTCCAACGTCTCCACCACGATCTCGGGTGCGACGGCGGCCGACCTGCGCGGCACGACGTCCTTTGCCAGCGCGACCGCGAGCAGCAACGTGCTCTATAACGGCACGGCCGGCGGCACTACCGCGGCGAACGGCACCACCACGCTCGGCGCGACCATCGGCTCGTTTGCCAGCACCGGCACAACGGCCGGCGACGGCACCACGGCGCTGTCCGGCGCCATCACCCTGATCGCCACCAACGGCACTACCGCAACCGGTCTGGCCGGCAACGCCCAGCCCGCCGATGGCGACACGCTGACCGTGAACGGCAAGACCATCACCTTCCGTTCGGGTGCTGCTCCGGCGTCGACGGCTGTTCCGGCCGGTTCGGGCGTCAGCGGCAACCTCGTCACCGACGGCAACGGCAACACCACCGTCTATCTCGGCACCGCGGGCACCCCGACGGCGACCGTCAACGATCTGTTGTCCGCGATTGATCTTGCCAGCGGCGTCAAGACGGTATCCATCACTTCGGGTGCTGCGACGATCTCCGTGAGCGCCAGCCAGCCCGGTGCTGCGGTCTCGACCGCTGCTGCCGGCGCCGTCACGCTGAAGAGCTCGACGGGTGCAGATCTGAGCGTCACCGGCAAGGCCGACCTGCTCAAGGCCCTCGGCCTGACCACGTCCACCGGTGCAGGCAATGCCACGATCGACGTCAACCGGACCACGAGCGCGGCCTCGCTGGGTGCGACGATCGCGGACGGCGCGACGCTGAACGTCGACGGTCACGTCATCACCTTCAAGAACGCGCCGATCCCGGGCTCGACCGGTGCGCCGGTCGTTCCGAGTGGTTACGGTGTCAGCGGCAACGTCCTCACCGACGGCAACGGCAACTCGACGGTCTATCTGCAGGCCGGCACGGTCAACGACGTGTTGAAGGCGATCGACCTTGCCACCGGCGTGCAGGCCGCGACGATCAATGCCAACGGCACCGCGACGCTTGCGACCGCCACCGGCCAGTCGAACTCGACGATCAACTCGTCCGGCGCGCTGAAGCTTTCGACGGGTATCAACGCCGATCTGTCGATCACAGGCACCGGCAATGTGTTGAACGTGCTCGGCCTCGCCGGCAACACCGGCAATGCGACCGCGTTCACCGCGGCCCGCACCTCCGGCATCGGCGGCATCGCCGGCAAGACCTTGACCTTCTCCTCCTTCAACGGCGGCACGGCGGTCAACGTCACCTTCGGCGACGGCACCAACGGTACGGTCAAGACGCTCGATCAGCTCAACACCAAGCTTCAGGCCAACAACCTGGCTGCGACGATCGACGCCAACGGCCTGCTGACCATCACCGCGTCCAACGACTACGCATCCTCGACGCTCGGCTCGATTGCGGCGGGCGGCGTGATCGGCGGCACGCTCACTTCGGCGCTGACGTTCTCGACGGCTTCCAACCCCGTCCAGGATGGCGTTGCCCAGACGGCGCGTGCCAACCTGGTGTCGCAGTACAACAACATCCTGAATCAGATCGACACGACCTCGCAGGACTCCTCGTTCAACGGCGTCAACCTCTTGAACGGCGACCAGCTCAAGCTGGTGTTCGACGAGACCGGCAAGTCGAGCCTGAACATCACCGGTGTGACCTACAACTCCAAGGGTCTGGGTCTTGCAGCGCTGACCGTCGGCGTCGACTTCATCGACAACGCCGCCTCCAACCGCGTGCTGACCAATTTGAACGCCGCCTCGAGCACGCTGCGCTCGGAAGCTTCGAGCCTCGGTTCGAACCTCTCGGTGGTGCAGATCCGTCAGGACTTCAACAAGAACCTGATCAACGTGCTGCAGACCGGTTCCTCCAACCTGACGCTGGCCGACACCAACGTCGAGGCGGCGAACAGCCAGGCACTGTCGACCCGTCAGTCGATCGCGGTCTCGGCGCTGTCGCTGGCCAACACCTCGCAGCAGAGCGTGCTCCAGCTGCTCCGCTAA
- a CDS encoding DUF1522 domain-containing protein, translated as MSNIVLSASVRQNLLSLQSTADLLATTQQRLATGKKVNTALDNPTNFFTAQGLDNRASDISNLLDGINNGVQVLQAANTGITSLQKLIDSAKSIANQALQTTVGYSTKSNVSTTIPGATPADLRGTTSYASATAKSNVLYTGAPGGVTPVTGTAALGASLGSSAGTFTGTAVTAVDGTTALSGTATLLGTTASTTFGTPPADGDTITVNGKTITFRTGIAPGTQPTGWGLDASGHIATDGNGNSIVYEGTPTAPGATINDVLSAIDLASGVKTATISASAATIAVSGAAGPVGTLQVASSITAGAVTLKSSTGADLSVTGKADFLNKLGLTSATGAGNANVTANRSTTAGSLGSLVQDGSTLNIDGHTITFKNAQTPQSAASVATGYGVSGNVVTDGNGNSTVYIQSATLTDLLNSIDLATGVKTASIFNGAATLTTTSGQIPSSVNSSGQLALSTGINADLSITGTGNALSAFGLSGNTGTATAFTAARTSGVGGISGKTLTFTSFNGGTPVNVTFGDGTNGTVKTLDQLNAQLQANHLTATIDANGVLTVTTVNEYASSTLGSTTAGGTVGGTITGVLAFTTAQPPVQDPVAQTARSNLVNQFNNILAQIDTTSQDSSFNGVNLLNGDTLKLVFNETGSSTLSINGVVFNAAGLGLSNLVNGVDFIDNGATNKVLASLNAASSRLRSEGSSLGSNLSIVQVRQDFSKNLINVLQTGSSNLTLADTNEEAANSQALSTRQSIAVSALSLANQSQQSVLQLLR; from the coding sequence ATGTCCAACATCGTTCTCTCGGCGTCAGTTCGCCAGAACCTGTTGTCGCTGCAGTCGACGGCCGACCTGCTGGCCACGACGCAGCAGCGCCTCGCGACCGGCAAGAAGGTCAACACGGCGCTCGACAATCCCACCAACTTCTTCACGGCGCAGGGGCTGGACAACCGGGCGAGCGACATCAGCAACCTGCTCGACGGCATCAACAACGGTGTGCAGGTGCTGCAGGCGGCCAACACCGGCATCACCTCGCTGCAGAAGCTGATCGACAGCGCCAAGTCGATCGCCAACCAGGCGCTGCAGACCACGGTCGGCTACTCCACCAAGTCGAACGTCTCCACCACGATTCCCGGCGCGACGCCCGCCGACCTGCGCGGCACGACCTCCTATGCGAGCGCGACCGCCAAGAGCAACGTGCTCTATACCGGCGCCCCCGGAGGCGTCACCCCGGTGACCGGCACCGCCGCGCTCGGCGCCTCGCTGGGCTCGAGCGCAGGCACCTTTACCGGCACGGCAGTGACCGCCGTCGACGGTACCACTGCGCTGTCCGGAACCGCCACGCTGCTCGGCACCACGGCATCCACCACCTTCGGCACGCCGCCGGCGGACGGTGACACCATCACCGTGAACGGCAAGACCATCACCTTCCGCACCGGCATTGCTCCGGGTACGCAGCCGACCGGCTGGGGCCTCGATGCCAGCGGGCACATCGCCACCGACGGCAACGGCAATTCGATCGTCTATGAGGGAACGCCGACTGCGCCCGGCGCGACCATCAACGACGTCCTCAGCGCGATCGACCTCGCCAGCGGCGTCAAGACCGCCACCATCAGCGCGAGCGCGGCGACCATCGCCGTCAGCGGCGCGGCCGGTCCTGTCGGCACGCTTCAGGTGGCATCTTCCATCACGGCGGGCGCGGTTACTCTGAAGAGCTCGACCGGTGCCGATCTGAGCGTGACGGGCAAGGCCGACTTCCTCAACAAGCTTGGCCTGACGTCGGCGACCGGCGCCGGCAACGCCAACGTGACCGCAAACCGGTCGACGACCGCCGGCTCGCTGGGCAGTCTCGTTCAAGACGGTTCGACGCTGAACATCGACGGCCACACCATCACCTTCAAGAACGCGCAGACGCCGCAATCGGCGGCAAGCGTGGCCACTGGCTACGGCGTCAGCGGCAACGTCGTCACCGACGGCAACGGCAACTCGACGGTCTACATCCAGAGCGCCACGCTCACCGATCTGCTCAACTCGATCGACCTTGCCACCGGCGTCAAGACCGCGAGCATCTTCAATGGCGCAGCGACGCTGACGACGACCTCGGGCCAGATCCCGTCGTCGGTCAACAGCAGCGGCCAGCTTGCGCTCTCCACTGGCATCAACGCCGACCTCTCGATCACCGGCACCGGCAATGCACTCAGCGCGTTCGGCCTCAGCGGCAACACGGGAACGGCGACCGCCTTCACCGCGGCGCGCACCTCGGGCGTCGGCGGCATCAGCGGCAAGACGCTGACCTTCACCTCCTTCAACGGCGGCACGCCGGTGAACGTCACCTTCGGGGACGGCACCAACGGCACGGTCAAGACGCTCGATCAGCTCAACGCGCAGCTTCAGGCCAACCACCTGACGGCGACGATCGACGCCAACGGCGTGCTCACGGTGACGACCGTCAACGAATACGCCTCCTCGACGCTCGGCTCGACGACTGCGGGCGGCACCGTCGGCGGCACGATCACCGGTGTTCTGGCCTTCACCACGGCACAGCCGCCGGTCCAGGATCCCGTCGCGCAGACCGCACGCTCCAACCTGGTCAACCAGTTCAACAACATCCTGGCGCAGATCGACACGACGTCGCAGGACTCGTCCTTCAACGGCGTCAACCTGCTCAACGGCGATACGCTGAAGCTCGTCTTCAACGAGACCGGCAGCTCGACGCTCAGCATCAACGGCGTGGTATTCAACGCGGCCGGCCTCGGCCTCAGCAACCTCGTCAACGGCGTCGACTTCATCGACAACGGCGCCACCAACAAGGTGCTGGCAAGCCTCAATGCCGCCTCGAGCAGGCTGCGCTCCGAAGGCTCCTCGCTCGGTTCGAACCTCTCGATCGTGCAGGTGCGTCAGGACTTCTCCAAGAACCTGATCAACGTGCTGCAGACCGGCTCGTCCAACCTGACGCTCGCCGACACCAACGAGGAAGCGGCCAACAGCCAGGCGCTGTCGACCCGCCAGTCGATCGCGGTCTCCGCGCTGTCGCTGGCCAACCAGTCGCAGCAGAGCGTGCTGCAGCTGCTCCGCTAG
- the flaF gene encoding flagellar biosynthesis regulator FlaF: MSNSAASAYARVATTTASPRDIEAQTLLKAANKLQDAVNNADPLSEQTMQALMFNRKLWTIFLSEAMRDSNPQPIDVRQKIANISVFVLSQTAALQMSPQFDHFRPLIEINRNIAAGLSGRP; the protein is encoded by the coding sequence ATGTCGAATTCCGCTGCCTCGGCTTATGCGCGTGTCGCAACGACCACCGCATCTCCTCGCGACATCGAGGCGCAGACTCTGCTCAAGGCCGCCAACAAGCTCCAGGATGCGGTGAACAATGCCGATCCGCTCAGTGAGCAGACGATGCAGGCGCTGATGTTCAATCGCAAGCTCTGGACGATCTTCCTGAGCGAAGCCATGCGCGACAGCAATCCGCAGCCGATCGACGTCCGGCAGAAGATCGCCAACATCAGCGTGTTCGTTTTGAGCCAGACCGCGGCGCTGCAGATGAGCCCGCAGTTCGATCACTTCCGTCCGCTGATCGAGATCAACCGGAACATCGCTGCGGGTCTGTCCGGCCGTCCGTGA
- the flgJ gene encoding flagellar assembly peptidoglycan hydrolase FlgJ: protein MQTSTINTPHLTTYSPTFSVESRNGRPDFELAAALQKVSPQQQAKSQKTATDFEAMFLNSMFSQMTSGLKGDGPFGSTPGTGVWRSMLTEQYSKNFANAGGVGVARDVYRTLIIQQAKTTLRTA from the coding sequence ATGCAGACGAGCACAATCAACACTCCGCACCTCACGACGTACTCCCCGACCTTCTCGGTCGAGAGCCGCAACGGCCGGCCCGATTTCGAGCTCGCCGCGGCCCTGCAAAAGGTCTCGCCGCAGCAACAGGCCAAGTCGCAGAAGACCGCCACAGACTTCGAGGCGATGTTCCTCAACAGCATGTTCTCGCAGATGACCTCGGGCCTGAAGGGCGATGGCCCGTTCGGCAGCACGCCCGGTACCGGCGTATGGCGCTCGATGCTGACCGAGCAATATTCCAAGAACTTCGCCAATGCGGGTGGCGTCGGTGTCGCCCGTGACGTCTATCGCACCCTGATCATCCAGCAGGCGAAAACCACTCTCCGTACGGCATAA
- a CDS encoding flagellar basal body P-ring protein FlgI, translated as MPGVRWVRIVGVACAALSALALSVTSAAATSRIKDLANIEGVRQNQLIGYGLVVGLNGTGDTLNNIPFTKQSLQAMLERMGVNIRGATIRTGNVAAVMVTGNLPAFATQGTRMDVTVSALGDAKNLQGGTLLVTPLLGADGNVYAVAQGSLAISGFQAEGEAAKIVRGVPTVGRIANGAIIEREIEFALNRLPNVRLALRNADFTTAKRIAAAVNDYLGVKTAEPIDPSTVQLSIPPEFKGNVVAFLTEIEQLQVDPDLAAKIIIDERSGIIVMGRDVRVATVAVAQGNLTVTISESPQVSQPNPLSRGRTVVAPRSSVSVVEDGKKLALVKDGVSLQQLVDGLNGLGIGPRDMISILQAIKAAGAIEADIEVM; from the coding sequence ATGCCAGGCGTTCGTTGGGTGAGGATTGTTGGAGTGGCCTGCGCCGCGCTGTCAGCGCTGGCGTTGTCGGTCACGTCGGCTGCTGCGACCTCGCGCATCAAGGACCTCGCCAATATCGAAGGCGTGCGGCAGAACCAGCTCATCGGCTACGGCCTCGTCGTCGGCCTCAACGGCACCGGCGACACGCTCAACAACATCCCCTTCACCAAGCAGTCGCTGCAAGCGATGCTCGAGCGCATGGGCGTCAACATCCGCGGCGCCACCATCCGCACCGGCAACGTCGCCGCCGTGATGGTGACGGGCAATCTGCCGGCCTTCGCCACCCAGGGCACGCGCATGGACGTCACGGTGTCCGCGCTCGGCGATGCCAAGAACCTGCAGGGCGGCACCCTGCTCGTCACCCCCCTCCTCGGCGCCGACGGCAATGTCTACGCGGTGGCGCAGGGCTCGCTCGCGATCTCCGGCTTCCAGGCCGAGGGCGAGGCTGCCAAGATCGTGCGCGGCGTACCGACCGTGGGGCGCATCGCCAACGGCGCCATCATCGAGCGCGAGATCGAGTTTGCGCTCAATCGGCTGCCGAACGTGCGCCTGGCGCTGCGCAACGCCGACTTCACCACTGCCAAGCGCATTGCGGCGGCGGTCAACGACTATCTCGGCGTCAAGACGGCCGAGCCGATCGATCCCTCGACGGTTCAGCTTTCGATCCCGCCGGAGTTCAAGGGCAACGTCGTCGCCTTCCTCACCGAGATCGAGCAGCTCCAGGTCGACCCTGATCTGGCCGCCAAGATCATCATCGACGAACGCAGCGGCATCATCGTGATGGGCCGCGACGTTCGCGTCGCCACCGTTGCGGTCGCCCAGGGCAACCTCACCGTCACGATCTCCGAGAGCCCGCAGGTGAGCCAGCCCAACCCGCTGTCGCGCGGCCGCACCGTGGTCGCGCCGCGCAGCAGCGTCAGCGTCGTCGAGGACGGCAAGAAGCTGGCGCTGGTCAAGGACGGCGTCTCGCTCCAGCAGCTCGTCGACGGCCTCAACGGCCTCGGCATCGGCCCCCGCGACATGATCAGCATCCTCCAGGCGATCAAGGCTGCCGGGGCGATCGAAGCCGACATCGAGGTGATGTGA